A stretch of Cytophagales bacterium DNA encodes these proteins:
- a CDS encoding EVE domain-containing protein has product MNYWLIKSEPNTYSWDDFVKLGRDHWDGVRNYQARNNMKAMEVGDQALFYHSVNEKSVVGIAEVVREHYPDPTTNDERWCVVDFVPVRPLKRKVTLDEIKADDRFSEMVLVKNTRLSVQPVKVEEFDLIIGMSEA; this is encoded by the coding sequence ATGAATTATTGGCTGATCAAATCTGAACCAAATACTTACTCATGGGATGATTTCGTGAAATTAGGCAGAGATCACTGGGATGGTGTTAGAAACTACCAGGCGCGGAACAATATGAAGGCCATGGAAGTGGGTGATCAGGCACTGTTCTATCACAGCGTAAATGAAAAGTCAGTGGTTGGTATCGCCGAAGTTGTTCGCGAGCACTATCCGGACCCAACCACTAATGATGAGCGCTGGTGTGTAGTGGATTTTGTTCCGGTTAGACCCTTAAAAAGGAAAGTGACACTGGATGAGATCAAAGCAGATGACAGATTCTCAGAAATGGTTCTGGTAAAAAACACACGATTATCTGTACAACCTGTGAAAGTCGAGGAGTTTGATTTGATCATTGGAATGAGTGAAGCATAA
- a CDS encoding LytTR family DNA-binding domain-containing protein, whose amino-acid sequence MKILTAISSYSGDPYNLEEAVLEASHSIAVKTTQEIWHVDEVESLASFHGAIFQIETEEELYLSQAIIQQQTSRFPIPYLYLVQGSFPFDVNQISQLFPDQLILTPVSQDHLRLVIRLFLMKIQQGYHINGVEQRERKKIWLTVKRGVYQSLETDNIKWIEASDHYVKVHTDKEEYVMIKASLKDFYEKHLSHFEDFYLLNRSLIINTTKVSKIENGNLYIDQDKPLSIPRTKREAVLEVLEVG is encoded by the coding sequence ATGAAAATACTGACTGCCATTAGTTCATATTCCGGAGACCCCTATAATTTAGAAGAAGCTGTTTTAGAGGCGAGTCATTCGATTGCAGTGAAAACCACGCAGGAGATTTGGCATGTGGATGAGGTAGAAAGTTTGGCATCCTTTCATGGGGCGATATTTCAAATTGAGACAGAAGAGGAATTATACTTAAGTCAGGCCATCATTCAACAGCAAACTTCACGGTTTCCTATTCCTTACCTCTATCTGGTGCAAGGCTCATTTCCATTCGATGTAAATCAGATCAGTCAGCTATTTCCTGATCAGTTGATTTTGACCCCAGTATCCCAGGATCATTTGCGACTGGTGATACGCTTATTTCTGATGAAGATACAACAAGGCTATCACATCAATGGAGTGGAACAGCGAGAAAGGAAGAAGATTTGGTTGACCGTTAAAAGAGGTGTCTATCAAAGTTTAGAGACCGATAACATCAAATGGATAGAGGCAAGTGATCACTACGTAAAAGTCCACACGGACAAGGAGGAGTATGTGATGATTAAAGCTTCCTTAAAAGACTTTTACGAAAAACATCTCAGTCACTTTGAAGACTTCTACCTATTAAATCGCTCCCTGATCATCAATACCACCAAAGTCTCGAAAATTGAGAATGGTAATCTCTATATAGATCAGGACAAACCTTTGAGCATACCTAGAACTAAAAGAGAGGCGGTGCTAGAGGTTTTGGAGGTGGGTTAG
- a CDS encoding response regulator, protein MNVLLVEDDLDQATKVANRVQRHLGKDTNVLGPYSEFSAVLSIVKEQQFHLALIDIQLKNDLYAGINIAETIQQFHPVPILFISGVTEKEVVERADQVHSSDFLQKPYDEQSFFRALDYTIQRVDLSRSGSIKRVFRPRNKDRYWIKSDRSVYEKVDPKHIVCVEALDHHCRFYIRNEKPIITSAKLKQEVFENGLGPLGSFYLLNRSTIINLDEVDRIEGNQVIMKELKPLNKKSLLVPKERRKELFNHLGIPLD, encoded by the coding sequence ATGAATGTCCTATTGGTAGAAGATGATTTGGACCAGGCTACCAAGGTAGCCAATCGCGTCCAACGACACTTGGGGAAGGATACCAACGTACTTGGACCGTATTCGGAATTCAGTGCTGTGCTCAGCATTGTGAAGGAGCAGCAATTTCACCTGGCGCTTATTGATATCCAGTTGAAGAATGATCTCTATGCTGGAATTAATATCGCTGAGACGATTCAGCAGTTCCATCCTGTACCGATTTTATTTATATCGGGAGTGACTGAAAAAGAAGTTGTGGAACGTGCAGACCAGGTCCATTCCAGTGATTTTCTACAAAAACCATATGATGAGCAGAGTTTTTTCAGAGCCCTGGATTATACAATTCAGCGAGTAGACTTAAGTCGTTCTGGTAGTATAAAACGCGTTTTTCGCCCGAGGAATAAAGATCGCTATTGGATCAAGAGTGATCGGTCCGTATATGAAAAAGTAGATCCGAAGCATATAGTTTGTGTCGAAGCATTGGATCATCATTGTCGGTTTTATATCCGTAATGAAAAGCCTATCATCACGAGTGCTAAATTGAAGCAAGAAGTATTTGAAAACGGATTAGGCCCTCTTGGATCATTTTACCTGCTGAATAGAAGTACAATTATCAATCTGGATGAAGTAGATCGGATCGAGGGAAACCAAGTGATCATGAAGGAATTGAAACCTCTGAATAAAAAATCCTTACTGGTTCCTAAGGAAAGAAGAAAGGAATTATTTAATCATTTGGGTATTCCCTTAGATTAA
- a CDS encoding tetratricopeptide repeat protein — MNISSLCSDVLLINRQTIGLWILVQLFGFQSIAQHSPQVKIETGDSLFALGDSSYFDNDYDGAIDKYLLALIEYRLSNDTIKTSNTLNDIGLSFKKLGLFDSALTYYNLALELDLLMLDSARIIARYRNLSNLYVDRGNFTQASEILLEAREIALKTGHRSSLGGVNNALGSLYENQEEFNKAINYYHQAKWEYQWNGNQQGYGIALNNLGKSYIELGISDSAFFYLHQALSVKKEHSKPNSIAYTLHDLGCLFLSLSSLDSAEQYFLQAYDMREKLSDQLGLAQTANELGLLYLKMSDPSEAFFYITQARKYAQAEGTQKLFIENTHTLSKYYLATGDTLLAYNTLDFWANLKDSILSESKFEVLELQSAFELKRKEEERKQQEKKALNQSRIAEQRLLIIGGVTAAALMLVGLVLYVIRQRSKIKALNENLKLVNRDMYHRKKNDYMRLLNEISETNVTISEDIRGQLLASAAVDESLYEEAYDMVDLDDYLDERLEDIADAQGLSAKEVALRTELDRVKISGQRATAILLVLNELMTNSAKHSFADRGGIIHIVISGESGHLRVIYKDDGAPFVSKARSGAGMGQKIIEQVLKTLRTELSREVQGQWNQSSFVIKV; from the coding sequence ATGAATATTTCAAGTCTTTGCTCTGATGTACTGCTGATAAATAGGCAAACAATTGGTCTATGGATTCTTGTTCAGTTATTTGGTTTCCAGTCAATAGCTCAGCATAGTCCTCAGGTAAAAATTGAAACTGGTGACAGCCTTTTTGCTCTAGGTGATTCCAGTTATTTCGATAATGACTATGATGGAGCCATTGATAAGTATTTATTGGCATTGATAGAATACCGCTTGTCCAATGATACAATTAAAACATCCAACACGCTTAATGATATAGGTTTATCATTTAAGAAGTTAGGTTTATTTGATAGTGCTTTGACTTATTACAATTTGGCACTGGAATTGGATTTACTTATGCTCGATTCAGCAAGAATAATTGCGAGATATCGGAATTTGAGTAATCTTTATGTAGATCGAGGAAATTTTACACAGGCTAGTGAAATACTACTTGAGGCACGGGAAATAGCTCTAAAGACAGGTCACAGGAGTTCACTAGGTGGTGTGAATAATGCCTTGGGTAGTTTATATGAAAACCAGGAAGAATTTAATAAGGCAATAAATTACTACCATCAAGCTAAATGGGAATACCAGTGGAATGGAAATCAACAAGGATATGGTATTGCGCTCAACAATTTAGGAAAGAGTTATATAGAATTGGGAATATCTGATAGTGCTTTTTTCTATCTGCATCAGGCTTTGTCAGTCAAAAAAGAGCATTCTAAACCGAACTCAATAGCCTATACACTTCATGATTTAGGTTGCTTGTTTTTAAGTTTGTCATCTTTGGATTCAGCTGAGCAGTATTTTTTGCAAGCGTATGATATGCGAGAAAAGCTTTCGGATCAACTGGGCTTGGCTCAGACTGCTAATGAGTTAGGATTACTGTATCTTAAGATGTCAGATCCATCAGAGGCTTTTTTTTACATAACTCAGGCTCGTAAGTATGCGCAAGCAGAGGGGACACAGAAATTGTTTATAGAAAATACACATACACTCTCCAAATACTATCTTGCCACTGGAGATACTTTATTGGCTTATAATACACTCGATTTTTGGGCGAATCTAAAAGATAGCATCCTAAGTGAATCAAAATTTGAAGTATTGGAACTTCAAAGTGCATTTGAGTTGAAAAGAAAAGAGGAAGAAAGAAAACAACAGGAGAAGAAAGCCTTAAATCAATCTCGAATTGCGGAACAACGTTTATTGATTATAGGAGGTGTGACCGCCGCTGCTCTAATGTTGGTGGGGCTCGTATTGTATGTGATTAGGCAGCGATCTAAAATTAAAGCACTCAATGAGAATTTGAAGCTGGTTAACCGTGACATGTATCATCGCAAGAAAAATGATTACATGCGTCTCTTAAATGAAATATCTGAGACAAATGTGACGATCTCAGAAGACATCAGAGGGCAATTATTAGCTTCGGCTGCAGTAGATGAGTCACTTTATGAAGAGGCATATGATATGGTTGATCTTGATGATTATTTAGATGAACGGCTTGAAGATATTGCAGATGCACAAGGCTTGAGTGCGAAGGAAGTTGCCCTGAGGACTGAATTGGACCGGGTAAAGATTAGCGGACAAAGAGCAACTGCTATATTACTTGTGCTTAATGAGTTAATGACCAATTCAGCAAAACACTCTTTCGCCGATCGAGGAGGTATCATACACATAGTGATATCCGGGGAAAGCGGACATTTAAGAGTTATCTATAAAGACGATGGAGCGCCTTTTGTTTCGAAAGCTAGAAGTGGTGCAGGAATGGGGCAGAAAATCATCGAACAAGTATTGAAGACACTACGAACTGAATTGAGCAGGGAAGTACAAGGACAATGGAATCAGAGCTCATTCGTCATTAAAGTTTGA